Proteins encoded in a region of the Zea mays cultivar B73 chromosome 2, Zm-B73-REFERENCE-NAM-5.0, whole genome shotgun sequence genome:
- the LOC100381458 gene encoding uncharacterized protein isoform X4, whose translation MRNNSRLQQLGIPALVSMCGNINSISRNKKPNNRDNEDSESEYDPSHDDSIEGDLFDHDDHNKGSKDTNRRTIHMAPGGIKPRTKRVYAEQHTTRNTRSKKSIAQPDTSLTRSDIYVPPPSLSHLTQVGEVARSIENHRKTSVEANGPTQVDNTHMANRDGFDQFDDNMTNQGEGITQPGGKGDGVNQHRERGLNMGLGLQRMNRARRGKLPIVITEGRIRPVAPIVAAKFATECNIAVRNHVLVLKSWKEYEKHPGLFKLFTAKLSAKFDINTEDALVKNACFQMMRNALRQQRYKLKKQYFDPFPLHLVRKTSPIKSTSDEQWNDLVEHWKGPKNMATCEHNKGNRGKVKFHQTTGSRSYMVHVENLGDKYMDQEPDALDLFKECHYSKKKQGYTSTVQLAITQMEDKRSTPGEGEQPMSTTQVVADVLAENTKKNRFLQNVGIQNARPRSSVQNIEAQLEVERKANAELQSLVSIQRERMDVLLKQVHEAELVRIREQEEMKKKQDAMDAQLELMLSQIQPS comes from the exons ATGAGGAACAATTCGAGGTTGCAACAACTTGGAATTCCTGCTTTAGTCAGCATGTGTGGGAACATAAATTCCATCTCTAGGAACAAAAAGCCAAATAACAGGGATAATGAAGATTCTGAATCTGAGTATGATCCTTCACATGACGATTCTATTGAAGGGGATTTGTTTGACCATGATGATCATAATAAG GGCTCAAAGGACACTAACAGAAGAACTATTCACATGGCTCCTGGTGGAATCAAGCCTCGAACTAAGAGAGTTTATGCAGAGCAACATACTACTAGAAATACAAGGTCAAAGAAAAGCATTGCTCAGCCTGACACAAGTCTAACACGAAGTGACATCTATGTGCCACCACCCTCGCTATCTCATTTGACCCAAGTTGGAGAAGTTGCTCGTAGCATTGAAAACCATAGAAAGACTAGTGTTGAAG CTAATGGCCCTACCCAGGTTGACAACACCCACATGGCCAATCGAG ATGGCTTTGACCAATTTGATGACAACATGACCAACCAAGGGGAAGGCATTACCCAGCCTGGTGGAAAAGGTGATG GAGTAAATCAGCATAGAGAAAGGGGACTTAATATGGGACTTGGTCTCCAAAGGATGAACCGAGCTCGGCGTGGCAAACTGCCAATTGTCATTACTGAAGGAAGGATAAGGCCTGTGGCACCAATTGTTGCTGCAAAGTTTGCAACTGAGTGCAACATTGCAGTTCGGAATCATGTGCTTGTGCTTAAGTCATGGAAGGAATACGAGAAGCATCCTGGGCTCTTTAAATTGTTTACAGCAAAACTTAGT GCAAAGTTTGATATCAATACAGAAGATGCGCTAGTTAAAAATGCTTGTTTCCAAATGATGAGGAATGCACTGCGCCAACAACGATATAAGCTGAAGAAACAATATTTTGACCCTTTTCCGCTACATCTAGTGAGGAAAACATCTCCTATCAAATCGACAAGTGATGAACAATGGAATGACCTTGTGGAACATTGGAAAGGTCCAAAAAATATG GCGACATGTGAACATAACAAAGGCAACCGAGGCAAAGTTAAGTTCCATCAAACAACTGGATCTCGTAGCTATATGGTTCATGTAGAAAATTTG GGGGACAAGTACATGGATCAAGAACCTGATGCATTGGATCTGTTCAAGGAGTGCCACTACAGTAAGAAAAAGCAAGGCTACACTTCCACTGTACAACTGGCTATT ACTCAAATGGAAGACAAGCGATCTACACCAGGAGAAGGTGAACAACCAATGTCTACGACTCAGGTTGTAGCTGATGTGCTTGCTGAGAACACAAAGAAGAATCGGTTTCTTCAAAATGTGGGAATCCAAAATGCACGACCTAGATCTAGTGTACAAAATATTGAAGCACAACTTGAAGTAGAGAGGAAGGCAAATGCAGAGCTTCAATCACTTGTCAGCATCCAACGTGAGCGCATGGATGTATTATTAAAGCAAGTGCATGAAGCAGAACTGGTAAGGATTAGAGAGCAAGAAGAGATGAAGAAGAAGCAAGATGCCATGGATGCTCAACTTGAGCTTATGCTAAGTCAGATTCAACCAAGTTAA
- the LOC100381458 gene encoding uncharacterized protein isoform X7: MKILNLSMILHMTILLKGICLTMMIIIRRAQRTLTEELFTWLLVESSLELREFMQSNILLEIQANGPTQVDNTHMANREDGFDQFDDNMTNQGEGITQPGGKGDGVNQHRERGLNMGLGLQRMNRARRGKLPIVITEGRIRPVAPIVAAKFATECNIAVRNHVLVLKSWKEYEKHPGLFKLFTAKLSAKFDINTEDALVKNACFQMMRNALRQQRYKLKKQYFDPFPLHLVRKTSPIKSTSDEQWNDLVEHWKGPKNMATCEHNKGNRGKVKFHQTTGSRSYMVHVENLGDKYMDQEPDALDLFKECHYSKKKQGYTSTVQLAITQMEDKRSTPGEGEQPMSTTQVVADVLAENTKKNRFLQNVGIQNARPRSSVQNIEAQLEVERKANAELQSLVSIQRERMDVLLKQVHEAELVRIREQEEMKKKQDAMDAQLELMLSQIQPS; the protein is encoded by the exons ATGAAGATTCTGAATCTGAGTATGATCCTTCACATGACGATTCTATTGAAGGGGATTTGTTTGACCATGATGATCATAATAAG AAGGGCTCAAAGGACACTAACAGAAGAACTATTCACATGGCTCCTGGTGGAATCAAGCCTCGAACTAAGAGAGTTTATGCAGAGCAACATACTACTAGAAATACAAG CTAATGGCCCTACCCAGGTTGACAACACCCACATGGCCAATCGAG AAGATGGCTTTGACCAATTTGATGACAACATGACCAACCAAGGGGAAGGCATTACCCAGCCTGGTGGAAAAGGTGATG GAGTAAATCAGCATAGAGAAAGGGGACTTAATATGGGACTTGGTCTCCAAAGGATGAACCGAGCTCGGCGTGGCAAACTGCCAATTGTCATTACTGAAGGAAGGATAAGGCCTGTGGCACCAATTGTTGCTGCAAAGTTTGCAACTGAGTGCAACATTGCAGTTCGGAATCATGTGCTTGTGCTTAAGTCATGGAAGGAATACGAGAAGCATCCTGGGCTCTTTAAATTGTTTACAGCAAAACTTAGT GCAAAGTTTGATATCAATACAGAAGATGCGCTAGTTAAAAATGCTTGTTTCCAAATGATGAGGAATGCACTGCGCCAACAACGATATAAGCTGAAGAAACAATATTTTGACCCTTTTCCGCTACATCTAGTGAGGAAAACATCTCCTATCAAATCGACAAGTGATGAACAATGGAATGACCTTGTGGAACATTGGAAAGGTCCAAAAAATATG GCGACATGTGAACATAACAAAGGCAACCGAGGCAAAGTTAAGTTCCATCAAACAACTGGATCTCGTAGCTATATGGTTCATGTAGAAAATTTG GGGGACAAGTACATGGATCAAGAACCTGATGCATTGGATCTGTTCAAGGAGTGCCACTACAGTAAGAAAAAGCAAGGCTACACTTCCACTGTACAACTGGCTATT ACTCAAATGGAAGACAAGCGATCTACACCAGGAGAAGGTGAACAACCAATGTCTACGACTCAGGTTGTAGCTGATGTGCTTGCTGAGAACACAAAGAAGAATCGGTTTCTTCAAAATGTGGGAATCCAAAATGCACGACCTAGATCTAGTGTACAAAATATTGAAGCACAACTTGAAGTAGAGAGGAAGGCAAATGCAGAGCTTCAATCACTTGTCAGCATCCAACGTGAGCGCATGGATGTATTATTAAAGCAAGTGCATGAAGCAGAACTGGTAAGGATTAGAGAGCAAGAAGAGATGAAGAAGAAGCAAGATGCCATGGATGCTCAACTTGAGCTTATGCTAAGTCAGATTCAACCAAGTTAA
- the LOC100381458 gene encoding uncharacterized protein isoform X9, whose translation MKILNLSMILHMTILLKGICLTMMIIIRRAQRTLTEELFTWLLVESSLELREFMQSNILLEIQANGPTQVDNTHMANREDGFDQFDDNMTNQGEGITQPGGKGVNQHRERGLNMGLGLQRMNRARRGKLPIVITEGRIRPVAPIVAAKFATECNIAVRNHVLVLKSWKEYEKHPGLFKLFTAKLSAKFDINTEDALVKNACFQMMRNALRQQRYKLKKQYFDPFPLHLVRKTSPIKSTSDEQWNDLVEHWKGPKNMATCEHNKGNRGKVKFHQTTGSRSYMVHVENLGDKYMDQEPDALDLFKECHYSKKKQGYTSTVQLAITQMEDKRSTPGEGEQPMSTTQVVADVLAENTKKNRFLQNVGIQNARPRSSVQNIEAQLEVERKANAELQSLVSIQRERMDVLLKQVHEAELVRIREQEEMKKKQDAMDAQLELMLSQIQPS comes from the exons ATGAAGATTCTGAATCTGAGTATGATCCTTCACATGACGATTCTATTGAAGGGGATTTGTTTGACCATGATGATCATAATAAG AAGGGCTCAAAGGACACTAACAGAAGAACTATTCACATGGCTCCTGGTGGAATCAAGCCTCGAACTAAGAGAGTTTATGCAGAGCAACATACTACTAGAAATACAAG CTAATGGCCCTACCCAGGTTGACAACACCCACATGGCCAATCGAG AAGATGGCTTTGACCAATTTGATGACAACATGACCAACCAAGGGGAAGGCATTACCCAGCCTGGTGGAAAAG GAGTAAATCAGCATAGAGAAAGGGGACTTAATATGGGACTTGGTCTCCAAAGGATGAACCGAGCTCGGCGTGGCAAACTGCCAATTGTCATTACTGAAGGAAGGATAAGGCCTGTGGCACCAATTGTTGCTGCAAAGTTTGCAACTGAGTGCAACATTGCAGTTCGGAATCATGTGCTTGTGCTTAAGTCATGGAAGGAATACGAGAAGCATCCTGGGCTCTTTAAATTGTTTACAGCAAAACTTAGT GCAAAGTTTGATATCAATACAGAAGATGCGCTAGTTAAAAATGCTTGTTTCCAAATGATGAGGAATGCACTGCGCCAACAACGATATAAGCTGAAGAAACAATATTTTGACCCTTTTCCGCTACATCTAGTGAGGAAAACATCTCCTATCAAATCGACAAGTGATGAACAATGGAATGACCTTGTGGAACATTGGAAAGGTCCAAAAAATATG GCGACATGTGAACATAACAAAGGCAACCGAGGCAAAGTTAAGTTCCATCAAACAACTGGATCTCGTAGCTATATGGTTCATGTAGAAAATTTG GGGGACAAGTACATGGATCAAGAACCTGATGCATTGGATCTGTTCAAGGAGTGCCACTACAGTAAGAAAAAGCAAGGCTACACTTCCACTGTACAACTGGCTATT ACTCAAATGGAAGACAAGCGATCTACACCAGGAGAAGGTGAACAACCAATGTCTACGACTCAGGTTGTAGCTGATGTGCTTGCTGAGAACACAAAGAAGAATCGGTTTCTTCAAAATGTGGGAATCCAAAATGCACGACCTAGATCTAGTGTACAAAATATTGAAGCACAACTTGAAGTAGAGAGGAAGGCAAATGCAGAGCTTCAATCACTTGTCAGCATCCAACGTGAGCGCATGGATGTATTATTAAAGCAAGTGCATGAAGCAGAACTGGTAAGGATTAGAGAGCAAGAAGAGATGAAGAAGAAGCAAGATGCCATGGATGCTCAACTTGAGCTTATGCTAAGTCAGATTCAACCAAGTTAA
- the LOC100381458 gene encoding uncharacterized protein isoform X8 yields the protein MKILNLSMILHMTILLKGICLTMMIIIRRAQRTLTEELFTWLLVESSLELREFMQSNILLEIQANGPTQVDNTHMANRDGFDQFDDNMTNQGEGITQPGGKGDGVNQHRERGLNMGLGLQRMNRARRGKLPIVITEGRIRPVAPIVAAKFATECNIAVRNHVLVLKSWKEYEKHPGLFKLFTAKLSAKFDINTEDALVKNACFQMMRNALRQQRYKLKKQYFDPFPLHLVRKTSPIKSTSDEQWNDLVEHWKGPKNMATCEHNKGNRGKVKFHQTTGSRSYMVHVENLGDKYMDQEPDALDLFKECHYSKKKQGYTSTVQLAITQMEDKRSTPGEGEQPMSTTQVVADVLAENTKKNRFLQNVGIQNARPRSSVQNIEAQLEVERKANAELQSLVSIQRERMDVLLKQVHEAELVRIREQEEMKKKQDAMDAQLELMLSQIQPS from the exons ATGAAGATTCTGAATCTGAGTATGATCCTTCACATGACGATTCTATTGAAGGGGATTTGTTTGACCATGATGATCATAATAAG AAGGGCTCAAAGGACACTAACAGAAGAACTATTCACATGGCTCCTGGTGGAATCAAGCCTCGAACTAAGAGAGTTTATGCAGAGCAACATACTACTAGAAATACAAG CTAATGGCCCTACCCAGGTTGACAACACCCACATGGCCAATCGAG ATGGCTTTGACCAATTTGATGACAACATGACCAACCAAGGGGAAGGCATTACCCAGCCTGGTGGAAAAGGTGATG GAGTAAATCAGCATAGAGAAAGGGGACTTAATATGGGACTTGGTCTCCAAAGGATGAACCGAGCTCGGCGTGGCAAACTGCCAATTGTCATTACTGAAGGAAGGATAAGGCCTGTGGCACCAATTGTTGCTGCAAAGTTTGCAACTGAGTGCAACATTGCAGTTCGGAATCATGTGCTTGTGCTTAAGTCATGGAAGGAATACGAGAAGCATCCTGGGCTCTTTAAATTGTTTACAGCAAAACTTAGT GCAAAGTTTGATATCAATACAGAAGATGCGCTAGTTAAAAATGCTTGTTTCCAAATGATGAGGAATGCACTGCGCCAACAACGATATAAGCTGAAGAAACAATATTTTGACCCTTTTCCGCTACATCTAGTGAGGAAAACATCTCCTATCAAATCGACAAGTGATGAACAATGGAATGACCTTGTGGAACATTGGAAAGGTCCAAAAAATATG GCGACATGTGAACATAACAAAGGCAACCGAGGCAAAGTTAAGTTCCATCAAACAACTGGATCTCGTAGCTATATGGTTCATGTAGAAAATTTG GGGGACAAGTACATGGATCAAGAACCTGATGCATTGGATCTGTTCAAGGAGTGCCACTACAGTAAGAAAAAGCAAGGCTACACTTCCACTGTACAACTGGCTATT ACTCAAATGGAAGACAAGCGATCTACACCAGGAGAAGGTGAACAACCAATGTCTACGACTCAGGTTGTAGCTGATGTGCTTGCTGAGAACACAAAGAAGAATCGGTTTCTTCAAAATGTGGGAATCCAAAATGCACGACCTAGATCTAGTGTACAAAATATTGAAGCACAACTTGAAGTAGAGAGGAAGGCAAATGCAGAGCTTCAATCACTTGTCAGCATCCAACGTGAGCGCATGGATGTATTATTAAAGCAAGTGCATGAAGCAGAACTGGTAAGGATTAGAGAGCAAGAAGAGATGAAGAAGAAGCAAGATGCCATGGATGCTCAACTTGAGCTTATGCTAAGTCAGATTCAACCAAGTTAA
- the LOC100381458 gene encoding uncharacterized protein isoform X10 produces the protein MKILNLSMILHMTILLKGICLTMMIIIRRAQRTLTEELFTWLLVESSLELREFMQSNILLEIQANGPTQVDNTHMANRDGFDQFDDNMTNQGEGITQPGGKGVNQHRERGLNMGLGLQRMNRARRGKLPIVITEGRIRPVAPIVAAKFATECNIAVRNHVLVLKSWKEYEKHPGLFKLFTAKLSAKFDINTEDALVKNACFQMMRNALRQQRYKLKKQYFDPFPLHLVRKTSPIKSTSDEQWNDLVEHWKGPKNMATCEHNKGNRGKVKFHQTTGSRSYMVHVENLGDKYMDQEPDALDLFKECHYSKKKQGYTSTVQLAITQMEDKRSTPGEGEQPMSTTQVVADVLAENTKKNRFLQNVGIQNARPRSSVQNIEAQLEVERKANAELQSLVSIQRERMDVLLKQVHEAELVRIREQEEMKKKQDAMDAQLELMLSQIQPS, from the exons ATGAAGATTCTGAATCTGAGTATGATCCTTCACATGACGATTCTATTGAAGGGGATTTGTTTGACCATGATGATCATAATAAG AAGGGCTCAAAGGACACTAACAGAAGAACTATTCACATGGCTCCTGGTGGAATCAAGCCTCGAACTAAGAGAGTTTATGCAGAGCAACATACTACTAGAAATACAAG CTAATGGCCCTACCCAGGTTGACAACACCCACATGGCCAATCGAG ATGGCTTTGACCAATTTGATGACAACATGACCAACCAAGGGGAAGGCATTACCCAGCCTGGTGGAAAAG GAGTAAATCAGCATAGAGAAAGGGGACTTAATATGGGACTTGGTCTCCAAAGGATGAACCGAGCTCGGCGTGGCAAACTGCCAATTGTCATTACTGAAGGAAGGATAAGGCCTGTGGCACCAATTGTTGCTGCAAAGTTTGCAACTGAGTGCAACATTGCAGTTCGGAATCATGTGCTTGTGCTTAAGTCATGGAAGGAATACGAGAAGCATCCTGGGCTCTTTAAATTGTTTACAGCAAAACTTAGT GCAAAGTTTGATATCAATACAGAAGATGCGCTAGTTAAAAATGCTTGTTTCCAAATGATGAGGAATGCACTGCGCCAACAACGATATAAGCTGAAGAAACAATATTTTGACCCTTTTCCGCTACATCTAGTGAGGAAAACATCTCCTATCAAATCGACAAGTGATGAACAATGGAATGACCTTGTGGAACATTGGAAAGGTCCAAAAAATATG GCGACATGTGAACATAACAAAGGCAACCGAGGCAAAGTTAAGTTCCATCAAACAACTGGATCTCGTAGCTATATGGTTCATGTAGAAAATTTG GGGGACAAGTACATGGATCAAGAACCTGATGCATTGGATCTGTTCAAGGAGTGCCACTACAGTAAGAAAAAGCAAGGCTACACTTCCACTGTACAACTGGCTATT ACTCAAATGGAAGACAAGCGATCTACACCAGGAGAAGGTGAACAACCAATGTCTACGACTCAGGTTGTAGCTGATGTGCTTGCTGAGAACACAAAGAAGAATCGGTTTCTTCAAAATGTGGGAATCCAAAATGCACGACCTAGATCTAGTGTACAAAATATTGAAGCACAACTTGAAGTAGAGAGGAAGGCAAATGCAGAGCTTCAATCACTTGTCAGCATCCAACGTGAGCGCATGGATGTATTATTAAAGCAAGTGCATGAAGCAGAACTGGTAAGGATTAGAGAGCAAGAAGAGATGAAGAAGAAGCAAGATGCCATGGATGCTCAACTTGAGCTTATGCTAAGTCAGATTCAACCAAGTTAA
- the LOC100381458 gene encoding uncharacterized protein isoform X11, whose protein sequence is MMIIIRAQRTLTEELFTWLLVESSLELREFMQSNILLEIQANGPTQVDNTHMANREDGFDQFDDNMTNQGEGITQPGGKGDGVNQHRERGLNMGLGLQRMNRARRGKLPIVITEGRIRPVAPIVAAKFATECNIAVRNHVLVLKSWKEYEKHPGLFKLFTAKLSAKFDINTEDALVKNACFQMMRNALRQQRYKLKKQYFDPFPLHLVRKTSPIKSTSDEQWNDLVEHWKGPKNMATCEHNKGNRGKVKFHQTTGSRSYMVHVENLGDKYMDQEPDALDLFKECHYSKKKQGYTSTVQLAITQMEDKRSTPGEGEQPMSTTQVVADVLAENTKKNRFLQNVGIQNARPRSSVQNIEAQLEVERKANAELQSLVSIQRERMDVLLKQVHEAELVRIREQEEMKKKQDAMDAQLELMLSQIQPS, encoded by the exons ATGATGATCATAATAAG GGCTCAAAGGACACTAACAGAAGAACTATTCACATGGCTCCTGGTGGAATCAAGCCTCGAACTAAGAGAGTTTATGCAGAGCAACATACTACTAGAAATACAAG CTAATGGCCCTACCCAGGTTGACAACACCCACATGGCCAATCGAG AAGATGGCTTTGACCAATTTGATGACAACATGACCAACCAAGGGGAAGGCATTACCCAGCCTGGTGGAAAAGGTGATG GAGTAAATCAGCATAGAGAAAGGGGACTTAATATGGGACTTGGTCTCCAAAGGATGAACCGAGCTCGGCGTGGCAAACTGCCAATTGTCATTACTGAAGGAAGGATAAGGCCTGTGGCACCAATTGTTGCTGCAAAGTTTGCAACTGAGTGCAACATTGCAGTTCGGAATCATGTGCTTGTGCTTAAGTCATGGAAGGAATACGAGAAGCATCCTGGGCTCTTTAAATTGTTTACAGCAAAACTTAGT GCAAAGTTTGATATCAATACAGAAGATGCGCTAGTTAAAAATGCTTGTTTCCAAATGATGAGGAATGCACTGCGCCAACAACGATATAAGCTGAAGAAACAATATTTTGACCCTTTTCCGCTACATCTAGTGAGGAAAACATCTCCTATCAAATCGACAAGTGATGAACAATGGAATGACCTTGTGGAACATTGGAAAGGTCCAAAAAATATG GCGACATGTGAACATAACAAAGGCAACCGAGGCAAAGTTAAGTTCCATCAAACAACTGGATCTCGTAGCTATATGGTTCATGTAGAAAATTTG GGGGACAAGTACATGGATCAAGAACCTGATGCATTGGATCTGTTCAAGGAGTGCCACTACAGTAAGAAAAAGCAAGGCTACACTTCCACTGTACAACTGGCTATT ACTCAAATGGAAGACAAGCGATCTACACCAGGAGAAGGTGAACAACCAATGTCTACGACTCAGGTTGTAGCTGATGTGCTTGCTGAGAACACAAAGAAGAATCGGTTTCTTCAAAATGTGGGAATCCAAAATGCACGACCTAGATCTAGTGTACAAAATATTGAAGCACAACTTGAAGTAGAGAGGAAGGCAAATGCAGAGCTTCAATCACTTGTCAGCATCCAACGTGAGCGCATGGATGTATTATTAAAGCAAGTGCATGAAGCAGAACTGGTAAGGATTAGAGAGCAAGAAGAGATGAAGAAGAAGCAAGATGCCATGGATGCTCAACTTGAGCTTATGCTAAGTCAGATTCAACCAAGTTAA